From Salinirubellus salinus, the proteins below share one genomic window:
- a CDS encoding CPBP family intramembrane glutamic endopeptidase: MELPAALWEGPGKVAFTLVLAVVLAGLGLGIGSGLVRAAAFGLREAGVAITPARAILLSTVLLQGVAFGGVSLVYLRVRNLSVREWVGVSIPDLRGWLTVVSGWILAFLGAMTMVFVVVLTGLDPAANQTSQLGTADPLVFALLVPISFLLIGPGEELLFRGVIQNAMVENLGRVPGILLATLLFAAAHVFSLTGPLTGRATTVFLLMVPGLVLAVTYDYTKNIVVPSLVHGAYNATLFALAFFGTVFGG, from the coding sequence CCGCCGCCCTCTGGGAGGGCCCCGGCAAGGTCGCGTTCACGCTCGTCCTCGCGGTGGTGCTCGCCGGCCTCGGTCTCGGTATCGGCTCCGGACTCGTCCGCGCCGCCGCGTTCGGTCTCCGCGAGGCCGGCGTCGCCATCACCCCTGCCCGTGCCATCCTGCTCTCGACCGTCCTCCTCCAGGGGGTGGCGTTCGGTGGTGTCTCGCTCGTCTACCTCCGTGTCCGGAACCTCTCGGTCCGCGAGTGGGTCGGCGTCTCCATCCCGGACCTCCGCGGGTGGCTCACGGTCGTCTCCGGGTGGATACTCGCGTTCCTCGGCGCGATGACGATGGTGTTCGTCGTCGTCCTCACGGGACTGGACCCGGCGGCCAACCAGACGAGCCAACTCGGGACGGCCGACCCGCTCGTGTTCGCGCTACTCGTCCCAATCTCCTTCCTCCTCATCGGCCCCGGCGAGGAACTGCTGTTTCGAGGCGTCATCCAGAACGCGATGGTCGAGAACCTCGGCCGGGTGCCCGGCATCCTGCTGGCCACGCTCCTGTTCGCCGCCGCGCACGTCTTCTCGCTCACCGGGCCGCTGACCGGCCGAGCGACGACCGTGTTCCTGCTGATGGTGCCGGGGCTGGTGCTCGCGGTCACCTACGACTACACGAAGAACATCGTCGTCCCCTCGCTGGTCCACGGGGCCTACAACGCCACGCTGTTCGCGCTGGCGTTCTTCGGGACCGTATTCGGGGGCTGA
- the carB gene encoding carbamoyl-phosphate synthase large subunit — protein MTDEDLSTEDRTILLIGSGPIQIGQAAEFDYSGAQACRALQEEGARVVLVNSNPATIMTDPEMADKVYVEPITVEAIAEIIEKERPDGVIAGLGGQTGLNVTAELAEEGVLDEFDVDIMGTPLDTIYATEDRDLFRQRMEKIGEPVPASTTISLDEGESVTDFDEESFRQKVEDAVEEVGGLPVISRTTYTLGGSGSGVVEEMEELVERVRKGLRLSRNSEVLITESISGWVELEYEVMRDADDSCIIICNMENIDPMGIHTGESTVVTPSQVIPDEGHQEMRDSALKVIRELGIQGGCNIQHAWRDDGTPGGEYRVVEVNPRVSRSSALASKATGYPIARVTAKVALGKRLHEIQNEITGETTAAFEPAIDYVVTKVPRWPKDKFTDVDFTLGTAMKSTGEAMAIGRTFEESLLKALRSSEYDPAVDWGELSNSGLDDLLVNPSPDRPYAMFEAFDRGYTVDRVVELTDIHEWYVERFANVAEGAAAAQEGNFAQATDLGYTDHQVAALAAGDATVAQVASIGDPAGGPVTDVEEQSTARRFKQVDTCAGEFEATTPYYYSARDPLSDIARNEVRVDEDVDSVVVVGGGPIRIGQGVEFDYCAVHAVRALREQGIDAHVVNNNPETVSTDYDTSDGLFFEPITAEEVADVIETTNADGVMVQFGGQTSVNIGEPLERELERRDLDCSVLGTSVDAMDLAEDRDRFNRLMDDLGIAQPEGGTATSEAEALDLANDIGYPVLVRPSYVLGGRAMDVVFSDEELKEYIEEAVRVSPDKPILVDDFLADAVELDVDAVADGEDVLIGGVMEHVETAGVHSGDSACMIPPRSLSQETLERVREVTLDIARALDTVGLLNVQLAVREGEVYVLEANPRSSRTVPFVSKATGVPIAKLAAKVMAGASLSELKAHEQIPEHVSVKEVVLPFDRLPGSDPRLGPEMKSTGEVMGTARSFGKAYLKSQDSVGKPIPTEGTALVDLESLRGLSQSDENLDSILEVAERHFDVTTPEDWDDPADAVQRGEIDFILSRDRDVLEVAVEEVVTYFSTVPSARAALEAIETEDEPLDVMALGERPTERRNWGVPEE, from the coding sequence ATGACCGACGAGGACCTCTCGACCGAGGACCGTACCATCCTCCTGATCGGGAGCGGCCCGATTCAGATCGGACAGGCAGCGGAGTTCGACTACTCCGGCGCACAGGCGTGCCGGGCGCTGCAAGAGGAGGGCGCCCGAGTCGTCCTCGTCAACTCGAACCCCGCGACCATAATGACGGACCCGGAGATGGCCGACAAGGTGTACGTCGAGCCAATCACCGTCGAGGCCATCGCGGAGATCATCGAGAAGGAGCGCCCGGACGGCGTCATCGCCGGTCTGGGCGGCCAGACCGGCCTCAACGTCACCGCCGAGCTCGCCGAGGAGGGCGTCCTCGACGAGTTCGACGTGGACATCATGGGGACGCCGCTGGACACCATCTACGCGACGGAGGACCGCGACCTGTTCCGCCAGCGGATGGAGAAGATCGGCGAACCCGTCCCGGCCTCGACCACCATCTCGCTCGACGAGGGTGAGTCCGTGACGGACTTCGACGAGGAGAGCTTCCGGCAGAAGGTCGAGGACGCCGTCGAGGAGGTCGGTGGCCTCCCCGTCATCTCCCGGACGACCTACACGCTCGGCGGGAGCGGGTCGGGCGTCGTGGAGGAGATGGAGGAACTCGTCGAGCGCGTCCGGAAGGGCCTGCGCCTCTCGCGCAACTCCGAGGTGCTCATCACCGAGTCCATCTCCGGGTGGGTCGAACTGGAGTACGAGGTGATGCGCGACGCGGACGACTCCTGCATCATCATCTGCAACATGGAGAACATCGACCCGATGGGCATCCACACGGGGGAGTCCACGGTCGTCACGCCCTCGCAGGTCATCCCGGACGAGGGCCACCAGGAGATGCGGGACTCGGCGCTGAAGGTCATCCGCGAACTCGGCATCCAGGGCGGCTGTAACATCCAGCACGCGTGGCGGGACGACGGCACGCCCGGTGGGGAGTACCGCGTCGTCGAGGTGAACCCGCGCGTCTCCCGTTCCTCGGCGCTCGCCTCGAAGGCGACCGGCTACCCCATCGCCCGCGTGACGGCGAAGGTCGCACTCGGCAAGCGCCTCCACGAGATCCAGAACGAGATCACCGGCGAGACCACGGCGGCGTTCGAGCCGGCAATCGACTACGTCGTGACGAAGGTCCCGCGCTGGCCGAAGGACAAGTTCACCGACGTGGACTTCACCCTCGGGACGGCCATGAAGTCCACGGGCGAGGCGATGGCCATCGGTCGGACGTTCGAGGAGTCGCTGCTGAAGGCCCTCCGGTCGAGCGAGTACGACCCGGCCGTCGACTGGGGCGAGCTGTCGAACTCGGGGCTGGACGACCTGCTCGTCAACCCCTCGCCCGACCGGCCGTACGCGATGTTCGAGGCGTTCGACCGGGGCTACACGGTCGACCGCGTGGTCGAACTCACCGACATCCACGAGTGGTACGTCGAGCGGTTCGCCAACGTCGCCGAGGGCGCCGCCGCGGCACAGGAGGGCAACTTCGCGCAGGCGACCGACCTCGGCTACACGGACCACCAAGTCGCCGCGCTCGCCGCGGGCGACGCGACCGTCGCGCAGGTGGCGAGCATCGGTGACCCGGCGGGCGGCCCCGTCACCGACGTCGAGGAGCAGTCGACCGCCCGTCGGTTCAAGCAGGTCGACACCTGCGCCGGCGAGTTCGAGGCCACGACGCCGTACTACTACTCAGCCCGCGACCCCCTCTCGGATATCGCTCGCAACGAGGTGCGCGTCGACGAGGACGTCGACAGCGTCGTCGTGGTCGGCGGCGGTCCCATCCGCATCGGGCAGGGCGTCGAGTTCGACTACTGCGCGGTCCACGCCGTGCGCGCCCTGCGCGAGCAGGGTATCGACGCCCACGTCGTCAACAACAACCCCGAGACCGTCTCGACGGACTACGACACCTCCGACGGCCTGTTCTTCGAACCCATCACGGCCGAGGAGGTGGCCGACGTCATCGAGACGACGAACGCAGACGGCGTGATGGTCCAGTTCGGCGGCCAGACCTCCGTCAACATCGGCGAACCGCTCGAACGGGAACTGGAGCGCCGTGACCTCGACTGCTCGGTGCTCGGTACCTCGGTCGACGCGATGGACCTCGCAGAGGACCGCGACCGGTTCAACCGCCTGATGGACGACCTCGGCATCGCGCAGCCCGAGGGTGGCACCGCGACCAGCGAGGCCGAGGCGCTCGACCTCGCCAACGACATCGGCTACCCCGTCCTCGTCCGCCCCTCGTACGTCCTCGGCGGGCGCGCGATGGACGTGGTGTTCTCCGACGAGGAGCTGAAGGAGTACATCGAGGAGGCGGTGCGCGTCTCGCCGGACAAACCCATCCTCGTCGACGACTTCCTCGCCGACGCCGTGGAGCTGGACGTTGACGCGGTCGCCGACGGCGAGGACGTCCTCATCGGCGGCGTCATGGAGCACGTCGAGACGGCCGGGGTCCACTCCGGCGACTCGGCCTGCATGATCCCCCCGCGGTCGCTCTCGCAGGAGACGCTCGAGCGCGTCCGCGAGGTCACACTGGACATCGCCCGCGCACTGGACACCGTCGGCCTGCTGAACGTCCAGCTCGCCGTCCGCGAGGGAGAGGTGTACGTCCTGGAGGCGAACCCGCGCTCCTCGCGCACGGTGCCGTTCGTCTCGAAGGCGACGGGTGTCCCAATCGCCAAGCTCGCGGCGAAGGTGATGGCCGGCGCCTCGCTCTCGGAGCTCAAGGCCCACGAGCAGATTCCCGAGCACGTCTCGGTGAAGGAGGTCGTCCTCCCGTTCGACCGCCTGCCGGGCTCGGACCCGCGTCTCGGCCCGGAGATGAAGTCCACCGGCGAGGTGATGGGGACGGCCCGCTCGTTCGGCAAGGCCTACCTCAAGTCGCAGGACTCCGTCGGCAAACCCATCCCCACGGAGGGCACCGCGCTCGTGGACCTCGAGAGCCTGCGCGGCCTCTCGCAGTCCGACGAGAACCTCGACAGCATCCTCGAGGTCGCCGAGCGCCACTTCGACGTGACGACCCCCGAGGACTGGGACGACCCGGCCGACGCCGTCCAGCGTGGCGAGATCGACTTCATCCTCTCGCGTGACCGCGACGTGCTGGAGGTCGCCGTCGAGGAGGTCGTCACCTACTTCTCGACCGTCCCGTCGGCCCGCGCGGCACTGGAGGCCATCGAGACGGAGGACGAGCCGCTCGACGTGATGGCGCTGGGCGAGCGCCCCACCGAGCGCCGGAACTGGGGCGTCCCCGAGGAGTAG
- a CDS encoding DUF7529 family protein has translation MDVSGGHPLSGAVEHWDALVADVGATADEYRERGWTALELDTGGVTVDRDLPGFDVLVPDDQFRELTDLLEDGVDSYQVFVGSAAGVVFTAVALEDTSRERVAVVPLYYRHAALPDLQAAAESVGHLATRLRTLDQTSFVVEHEEATLFFPDGG, from the coding sequence ATGGACGTCTCTGGCGGCCACCCTCTCAGCGGTGCGGTCGAGCACTGGGACGCACTGGTGGCAGACGTGGGTGCAACGGCCGACGAGTACCGCGAACGAGGCTGGACAGCCCTCGAACTCGATACGGGAGGTGTCACTGTCGACCGGGACCTCCCGGGCTTCGACGTACTGGTCCCCGACGACCAGTTCCGTGAACTGACCGACCTGCTTGAGGACGGCGTCGACAGCTACCAAGTGTTCGTCGGCTCGGCGGCTGGCGTGGTGTTCACGGCCGTCGCACTGGAGGACACCTCGCGCGAGCGGGTTGCGGTCGTCCCGCTGTACTACCGCCACGCTGCGCTTCCGGACCTGCAGGCGGCGGCTGAGTCGGTAGGCCATCTCGCGACGCGGTTGCGGACCCTCGACCAGACCTCGTTCGTCGTGGAACACGAGGAGGCGACGCTCTTCTTCCCCGACGGAGGGTGA
- a CDS encoding ABC transporter ATP-binding protein, whose protein sequence is MEVENLRKYYFERDTLIDRALGRDPVSVKAVDGVSFHVEEGETLGLVGESGCGKSTTGETVLRLRDATDGTVTFDGEDLLAMSDAELRQFRRRAQVVFQDPFSSLDPRMTVGDIITEPLDIHGIAGRAERRQRAKDLLERVGLSAAQVDRYPHEFSGGQRQRVGIARALALEPEFVVLDEPVSALDVSVQAQVLNLLEDLQTEFGLTYLFIAHDLSVVRHISDRVAVMYLGRIVETGPVDDIFEDPQHPYTQALLESVPRASTEEYGRRVDALEGDVPSPRDPPAGCRFHTRCPYAREACRQEDPGDYDVGGGQRAACFRVDEDHPYWESEPLEGVAPTGQDD, encoded by the coding sequence CTGGAGGTCGAGAACCTCCGGAAGTACTACTTCGAGCGGGACACGCTCATCGACCGGGCCCTCGGCCGCGACCCGGTTAGCGTAAAGGCCGTCGACGGCGTCTCGTTCCACGTCGAGGAGGGAGAGACCCTCGGCCTGGTCGGCGAGTCGGGCTGTGGGAAGTCCACAACCGGCGAGACGGTACTTCGACTCCGCGATGCCACTGACGGCACCGTCACGTTCGACGGTGAGGACCTGCTGGCGATGAGCGACGCCGAACTCCGACAGTTCCGGCGGCGGGCACAGGTCGTCTTCCAGGACCCGTTCTCCAGCCTCGACCCCCGAATGACCGTCGGCGACATCATCACCGAACCGCTGGACATCCACGGAATCGCCGGTCGCGCCGAGCGACGCCAGCGTGCGAAGGACCTCCTCGAGCGGGTGGGACTGTCGGCAGCACAGGTCGACCGCTACCCACACGAGTTCAGCGGCGGCCAGCGACAGCGTGTCGGTATCGCGCGGGCGCTTGCGCTCGAGCCGGAGTTCGTCGTCCTCGACGAACCGGTCTCGGCGCTGGACGTCAGCGTCCAAGCACAGGTCCTGAACCTGCTGGAGGACCTCCAGACGGAGTTCGGGCTGACCTACCTGTTCATCGCGCACGACCTCTCGGTCGTCCGGCACATCTCCGACCGCGTGGCGGTGATGTACCTCGGGCGCATCGTCGAGACGGGGCCTGTCGACGACATCTTCGAGGACCCACAGCACCCCTACACACAGGCGTTGCTGGAGAGCGTCCCGCGGGCCTCGACCGAGGAGTACGGCCGCCGGGTCGACGCGCTCGAAGGGGACGTCCCCTCGCCGCGCGACCCACCCGCAGGCTGTCGGTTCCACACGCGGTGTCCCTACGCCCGGGAGGCCTGCCGGCAGGAGGACCCAGGCGACTACGACGTGGGAGGCGGGCAGCGCGCGGCGTGCTTCAGGGTGGACGAGGACCACCCCTACTGGGAGAGCGAGCCACTGGAAGGGGTGGCGCCCACCGGGCAGGACGACTGA
- a CDS encoding ABC transporter ATP-binding protein, which translates to MSRETTVQRTVGDTDLLRVRNLKTRFFTEEGQVNAVEGVSFDVRDNEILGIVGESGSGKSVTALSVIDLIESPGRVTDGEVWYRNPDLAAEFGDDPDVGIDGDHVDLRTVPKGVRRALRGPAFSTIFQDPMSSFNPSITVGEQIAEAVEVQRRARSNPRSTRSRTQGYGLVNYIVDGLVPGRSYVDEESMDRAIDLLSQVGIPDPAERAEEYPHQFSGGMLQRAMIAQALAGEPDLLIADEPTTALDVTIQAQILELLREIQDDRGMSIVLITHDLGVVARMCDRVCVMYAGEVVERGSLADVFDNPTHPYTQGLLGSIPDLQDPRPRLQPIEGNVPGLLDSEMGDRCYFADRCPKAMVDCLEKPPEFDVGDGPEHRTRCVLAERNYDPADALSSDRFGDGGESE; encoded by the coding sequence GTGAGCCGCGAGACCACTGTTCAGCGGACCGTGGGCGACACCGATCTGCTCAGGGTACGTAATCTGAAGACCCGGTTCTTCACTGAAGAGGGGCAGGTGAACGCGGTCGAGGGGGTCTCCTTCGACGTCCGCGACAACGAGATACTCGGCATCGTGGGCGAGTCAGGCTCCGGCAAGTCCGTGACCGCGCTCTCGGTCATCGACCTAATCGAGAGTCCCGGTCGGGTCACCGACGGCGAGGTGTGGTACCGTAATCCGGACCTCGCAGCGGAGTTCGGCGACGACCCGGACGTGGGCATCGACGGCGACCACGTCGACCTCCGGACCGTCCCGAAGGGGGTCCGGCGCGCGCTCCGTGGGCCGGCGTTCAGCACCATCTTCCAGGACCCGATGAGCAGTTTCAACCCCTCTATCACCGTCGGCGAACAGATCGCCGAAGCGGTGGAGGTCCAGCGTCGGGCGCGGTCGAACCCGCGATCGACGCGGTCGCGGACACAGGGGTACGGCCTGGTGAACTACATCGTCGACGGACTGGTCCCGGGGCGGAGTTACGTCGACGAGGAGAGCATGGATCGTGCGATAGACCTCCTCTCGCAGGTCGGTATCCCGGACCCCGCGGAGCGGGCCGAAGAGTACCCACACCAGTTCTCCGGTGGGATGCTCCAGCGCGCGATGATAGCGCAGGCGCTCGCGGGTGAACCGGACCTGCTCATCGCCGACGAGCCGACGACAGCGCTAGACGTGACCATCCAAGCACAGATTCTCGAACTGCTGCGTGAAATCCAGGACGACCGCGGGATGAGCATCGTGCTCATCACCCACGACCTCGGCGTCGTCGCCCGGATGTGCGATCGGGTCTGCGTGATGTACGCTGGCGAGGTGGTCGAGCGGGGGAGCCTCGCCGACGTGTTCGACAACCCTACCCACCCCTACACGCAGGGGCTACTGGGCTCCATCCCGGACCTACAGGACCCGCGCCCGCGGCTCCAGCCCATCGAGGGGAACGTGCCGGGGCTGCTGGACTCGGAGATGGGTGACCGCTGTTACTTCGCCGACCGGTGTCCGAAGGCGATGGTCGACTGTCTGGAGAAACCCCCCGAGTTCGACGTGGGTGACGGCCCGGAACACCGCACCCGTTGCGTGCTCGCCGAGCGTAACTACGACCCGGCAGACGCACTCTCCTCGGACCGTTTCGGGGACGGAGGTGAGTCGGAGTGA
- a CDS encoding ABC transporter permease, with the protein MVLDRLLGALRSALSISPRVKRNLKREFRRSGLAKLGLVLVVGIILVAVFAPFVAPHNPTTQRLNQSELPPMGFSKTTNTTTSEFVDGEIRLVNETRTISANASYPLGTDALGRDMLSRVIYGARTSLLVGVLGTLLAAFVGVPVGLLAGYHRGKTDDALMRVADISLAFPSLVLAIALIGLWGRAAVPIPDPFVAVGFASEMPETFTLPGTVIIVVGLVNWVWFARVARGEALSLREQEYVKAARALGAKNGRIIRSHVLPNAITPILVLGTIQIAAIILLESALSFLGFSGTTLSWGFDISQGRDYITSGQWWIATMPGLAIVLSVVGINLLGDWLRDALDPGIEGEGGGA; encoded by the coding sequence ATGGTGCTCGACAGGTTACTCGGCGCACTCCGGTCCGCACTCTCCATCTCTCCGCGCGTCAAGCGGAACCTCAAACGCGAGTTCCGCCGGAGCGGGCTGGCCAAGCTGGGGCTGGTGCTGGTCGTCGGCATCATCCTCGTCGCGGTGTTCGCGCCGTTCGTGGCGCCACACAACCCGACCACCCAGCGGCTCAACCAGTCCGAACTCCCGCCGATGGGATTCTCGAAGACCACGAACACGACGACGTCGGAGTTCGTGGACGGTGAGATACGATTGGTCAACGAGACGCGGACCATCTCGGCGAACGCCAGCTACCCACTCGGAACGGACGCGCTCGGTCGTGACATGCTCTCGCGGGTCATCTACGGGGCGCGAACCTCGTTGCTGGTCGGCGTCCTCGGGACGTTGTTGGCGGCGTTCGTCGGCGTCCCCGTCGGGCTGCTCGCCGGGTACCACCGCGGCAAGACCGACGACGCACTGATGCGAGTCGCCGACATCAGTCTCGCGTTCCCGTCCCTCGTCCTCGCCATCGCCCTCATCGGGCTCTGGGGCCGTGCGGCCGTCCCGATACCGGATCCGTTCGTCGCAGTCGGGTTCGCGAGTGAGATGCCGGAGACGTTCACCCTGCCGGGGACCGTGATCATCGTCGTGGGGCTGGTGAACTGGGTCTGGTTCGCCCGCGTCGCGCGCGGCGAGGCGCTCTCGTTGCGTGAACAAGAGTACGTCAAGGCCGCCCGCGCGCTCGGGGCCAAGAACGGGCGCATCATCCGCTCACACGTGCTTCCGAACGCCATCACTCCGATACTCGTCCTCGGCACGATACAGATAGCCGCCATCATCCTGTTGGAGAGTGCGCTCTCCTTCCTGGGGTTCTCCGGGACCACCCTCTCGTGGGGGTTCGACATCTCGCAGGGGCGTGACTACATCACCTCCGGCCAGTGGTGGATCGCCACGATGCCCGGTCTCGCCATCGTGCTCTCGGTCGTCGGCATCAATCTGCTCGGTGACTGGCTGCGCGACGCCCTCGACCCCGGTATCGAGGGCGAGGGAGGTGGCGCGTGA
- a CDS encoding ABC transporter permease — protein MALGRFLLKRVLQGVLVVWGVITVVFGLRFVTPGSPINAIAPLDASQETRRAIARELGLDQPLYVQYVQYVGDLLRGDMGFSYIKGQEAATLVFSKLPATLELAVAATVVAIVISIPLGVLSATRRNEPVDYGATLFSLGGISTPNFWLGIMLVLVFSVELDIFRTSGRGVNVGDVVTAIWTGDPFLDTLVAWLTFITLPAITLGTYFTALITRLTRSGMLDQLGQSYVRAARAKGLPETLVRYKHALRNTLIPVVTVLGLQLGTLIGGAVITEAVFAWPGLGTLVIDSINLRDWPALQGSLIVIGAGFVVVNILVDAVYAYVNPQVVYD, from the coding sequence ATGGCACTCGGTAGGTTCCTGCTCAAGCGGGTCCTACAGGGTGTGCTGGTCGTGTGGGGAGTAATCACTGTGGTGTTCGGACTCCGGTTCGTCACTCCCGGGAGCCCCATCAACGCCATCGCGCCGCTGGACGCCTCGCAGGAGACCCGGCGAGCCATCGCTCGGGAGCTCGGTCTCGACCAACCACTGTACGTCCAGTACGTCCAGTACGTCGGCGACCTGCTCCGCGGGGATATGGGGTTCTCGTACATCAAGGGGCAGGAGGCCGCCACGCTGGTGTTCTCGAAGCTCCCCGCCACGCTCGAACTGGCGGTGGCCGCCACGGTGGTCGCCATCGTCATCTCCATCCCGCTAGGGGTCCTCAGTGCGACCCGGCGGAACGAGCCGGTCGACTACGGCGCGACGCTCTTCTCGCTGGGGGGCATCTCGACGCCGAACTTCTGGCTCGGTATCATGCTCGTGCTCGTGTTCTCGGTGGAACTCGACATCTTCCGGACGAGCGGTCGCGGCGTGAACGTCGGCGACGTGGTCACGGCCATCTGGACGGGAGATCCGTTCCTCGACACGCTCGTCGCGTGGCTGACGTTCATCACACTCCCGGCCATAACACTGGGGACGTACTTCACGGCGCTCATCACCCGGCTCACCCGGTCGGGCATGCTGGACCAGCTCGGCCAGTCCTACGTGCGTGCGGCTCGTGCGAAGGGGCTCCCCGAGACGCTGGTCCGGTACAAGCACGCGCTCCGGAACACGCTCATCCCCGTCGTCACCGTCCTCGGGCTCCAGCTGGGGACCCTCATCGGCGGGGCGGTCATCACGGAAGCCGTGTTCGCGTGGCCGGGTCTTGGGACCCTCGTCATCGACAGTATCAACCTCCGTGACTGGCCGGCGTTGCAGGGCAGTCTGATCGTCATCGGGGCCGGGTTCGTCGTCGTGAACATCCTCGTCGACGCCGTCTACGCCTACGTCAACCCGCAGGTGGTGTACGACTGA
- a CDS encoding ABC transporter substrate-binding protein: MSREDVDRRTFLKATGSAGAVVALAGCAGNGDQTPEPTPEPGDDSTPEPTPTETDTESGDGEEVETFDMTVTAGQMDSGLDPQDHAETPTDNIVSQAYDGLLDRDKQGGIVEGIASEWERVEPGTVRFTLREGVTFHNGDPLTAEDVAYSIRRIVFDDVGIASAQKNDLGAVSEVVPGDGEVTVNFDGLNPIVFQLFATNGQVMQQSWVEENGTDFINRNTNGTGPFTAASYDSGNEVVFERFEDHWRGAAPVGTLTWNAASESSTRVNRILQGESDITVNVPPQEISRVQNSDSARIAPVPSTRIIFLQMRYDVEPFTSQEFRQAMNYAVDLNSIIENVLDGFGAPTGQPTLEPFVGHNPDIEPYPYDPEQAEQLVEDSGFAGAEITLQTPIGRYLKDVEIAQACADQIDQLSNVSCELQQREFSSLVQDLTTGNIEDKPAFNLLGWGNGEFDAAQTIIPLLATDGALTILENDQVDQYMADAQSTADPDERSAILQEANAFIHDLAPWVFLHQQFSVYGVSNRIDWQPRNDEIIDPYTATLR, translated from the coding sequence ATGTCACGCGAAGACGTGGACCGACGGACGTTCCTGAAGGCGACCGGTAGCGCCGGAGCGGTCGTAGCGCTCGCCGGCTGTGCGGGCAACGGCGACCAGACTCCCGAGCCGACCCCGGAACCGGGCGACGACTCCACACCCGAGCCGACCCCGACCGAGACCGACACCGAGAGTGGCGACGGCGAGGAGGTCGAGACGTTCGACATGACGGTCACGGCAGGGCAGATGGACTCCGGCCTCGACCCGCAGGACCACGCGGAGACGCCGACGGACAACATCGTCAGCCAGGCCTACGACGGGCTCCTGGACCGGGACAAGCAGGGTGGAATCGTCGAGGGGATCGCGAGCGAGTGGGAGCGCGTCGAGCCGGGCACTGTCAGGTTCACGCTCCGTGAGGGTGTCACCTTCCACAACGGTGACCCGCTCACAGCCGAGGACGTTGCCTACAGCATCCGACGGATCGTCTTCGACGACGTCGGCATCGCGAGCGCCCAGAAGAACGACCTCGGCGCGGTCAGTGAGGTCGTTCCAGGCGACGGCGAGGTGACCGTCAACTTCGACGGCCTCAACCCCATCGTATTCCAGCTGTTCGCGACCAACGGGCAGGTCATGCAGCAGTCGTGGGTCGAGGAGAACGGGACCGACTTCATCAACCGGAACACGAACGGGACGGGTCCGTTCACGGCCGCGAGCTACGACTCGGGCAACGAGGTCGTCTTCGAGCGGTTCGAGGACCACTGGCGCGGGGCGGCCCCCGTCGGCACGCTAACGTGGAACGCGGCCAGCGAGTCGAGCACGCGTGTCAACCGTATCCTGCAGGGCGAGAGCGACATCACGGTCAACGTGCCGCCCCAGGAGATCAGCAGGGTCCAGAACTCGGACTCGGCACGTATCGCCCCGGTCCCGAGTACGCGCATCATCTTCCTGCAGATGCGCTACGACGTCGAGCCGTTCACGTCCCAGGAGTTCCGTCAGGCGATGAACTACGCCGTCGACCTGAACAGCATCATCGAGAACGTCTTGGACGGGTTCGGTGCCCCCACTGGCCAGCCGACGCTGGAACCGTTCGTCGGGCACAACCCCGACATCGAACCGTACCCGTACGACCCCGAACAGGCCGAGCAGTTGGTCGAGGATTCCGGCTTCGCCGGCGCCGAGATCACGCTCCAGACGCCCATCGGCCGGTACCTGAAGGACGTCGAGATCGCACAGGCCTGTGCCGACCAGATCGACCAGCTCTCGAACGTCTCCTGTGAACTCCAGCAGCGCGAATTCTCCTCGCTGGTCCAGGACCTGACGACCGGGAACATCGAAGACAAGCCGGCGTTCAACCTGCTCGGCTGGGGTAACGGCGAGTTCGACGCCGCACAGACCATCATCCCGCTGCTGGCGACAGACGGGGCGCTGACCATCCTCGAGAACGACCAGGTGGACCAGTACATGGCGGATGCACAGAGCACGGCCGACCCGGACGAGCGCTCCGCGATACTGCAGGAGGCGAACGCGTTCATCCACGACCTCGCACCCTGGGTGTTCCTGCACCAGCAGTTCAGCGTCTACGGCGTCTCCAACCGCATCGACTGGCAGCCGCGGAACGATGAGATCATCGACCCGTACACCGCCACGCTCAGATAA